Sequence from the Phragmites australis chromosome 6, lpPhrAust1.1, whole genome shotgun sequence genome:
TCTATAACAAATTACACGACACTACGGGTTTACACCCAACCATTAAAAATGACAAAGAAGGTAAAGATCTGGCGATATTGAAATGAAATGTGGTATTTTAGCAAGTTTCAACCGGTCAGAGTTGACCTTTTTTTAATCATTTAAAGTGATATGTAAAACTTTTATTGTGACAACAGTTGTTCTATGAGAAACCTATTATTGAGCACAGTTTTGTTGGTGGGGTTCGATTCCCCTATACATTGAATCTCAATATACATTGAATCTCAATAGAACGCACCAAAACAGAAAATGAAATAGTAAAAACGTGAGAGAACTAGAGCAGGTCTACAGTGCTGCGATTAAGGAACATGGAacatgtttggtagagtttctTGATTTTAGTAATTCTCTAAagtaaacttaaaaaaataattctacgtgaaaaataaatcaaataaaattatttttttcaactCTTAGATTTTAGATCAATTCAAATAATCACTTACACGAATTCtacttaaaaacctaaaaactaaaaactactgTTTGCAAAGCTCAATTCGAaatcaacagcagcagcaagaacAAAAGGATGATTCCGTCCCCCAATAAACAACAAGTCAACAAAGAATGGCATGAACAAGAGCAAGTGAGATCGAAGAAAAGAGGCGAACAGACGTCACAATGGGTTTTCGATGCTCGTTGGCCTCCAACTTCAAAAAGCAACAGCAGCAAGAAACGTACGGATGCAACCGCAAGAACACAGCACACGATCCAAGAGCGGTAAAACCCCACAAGCAGGGGTGCCAAGATTCAAGAAAAAGGGAGGCAACTTCTTGAAAGAACTCAGAATAACTAGAAGAACAACACCATGCATCTAGCAACGCAACACAACGCACCACCACCAAGAACCAAACAGATGCTTCAGAAAGAAGCAGCTGCGGCCGAAGAACCTTACGCGGGTTTGGCGGAGGCGGAGAAAcccaaagaagaagagaggaggggagagaagtgggaagccGATCTCCTCTcacctgctgctgctcctccgtGGCGAAGCGAAAAAGTGGTTGTGCTATTTGCATGCAGCGAACGCACCACCGACTTCGCACGCAGGCTTTTGTACTTGCAGCTCTGGTTTGTCGATTCCTTTGCCCGGGCGCGCCTCGCCCGTCCAATCGCTGTCCACGCCTCGCGTGCCCAATCCGACGGTCCAGGTTGTACGCAGGCAGCTATGGCAGGGACGGAGGTGACACGGCACGAATCTTCAATTGCGGCCCTCCAGTCCCAATGCGAGActggaaattaaaaaaaacggAAAACAGAAGGTATGTGTCCTCCAGTCCGAATCTTCAATATGCATTCGAAAAAGAAACAGGAATGTGTCATCCGGTCTCCCTGCAGCATGTAAACAGTTGGTACAAACAGGACGCTAGGCTTACTCCACAGCCAGGATTAGCCACGTAACTTTTGTACAGCAAAGCAAGATACATCTCTCTACTACTTATAGAGTTCATCACATCATGTTTCCGAATGGTATGATAATGCTATCAAGCTTGGAAGGCAGGGATCTGCCGGCCCTGGAGTGATCTGCAGTTTCCAGTGCACGCGATGCCTGAAGGGCCATCTCAGAATGGAGCCGCAGGCATGTCATGGCCATCTAGGAGTCAAACATGAGAAGAGCATGGTGAGTAACAGTTTTAAGAGTAATTGCATATCCACATATATCAGTAAGTGTTTTCTTAATACATTACTATTTACCGAAAACATTCACGGGACCGAAATATTAAATGGGATGGTTGGTTATATCTCTTACTAATTAGCGCTATACATGTTCTACTGACAACAAAAAACAGAAAACGTCAAAGTCAGATCATGTGGTCAGACGGTAAACCATATCCTCGAGTAAAAATACTAAATTCTGCAGGATAAATTCAAAGGCAATGATTGTCAAATTCAATCCAACATTTGCCCTGCACGGCTGTAGTCATTTGCTGGTTGAAGTGTCCTATAATGCCCTCTTTGGGAAGAAAAGGGACACTATTATCCCACAGTTGCTCTATATCTCAAGGACCAGAAAGCATATAAGTGATCTATAACACAGATACTTATTCCCAATAATGATCCCAGTACTTACTGATGTGCATTCTGTATCAGGATCAGCTTCAGCAACTTGAAGAGCCCATGTGCGGATCCACTCTAAGCCAGTAGAGATGTCCTGGTTGCCTTCTATAAGAGATGATGCCACGTACGACGGGTGCAAAGATATCAATATGCAAGAAGCTGCAAACAGCACAGACCTTCTGACATATGCTTCAGCATGTCGTGAAACATCTCTGTAGAATAAAATTCCACatcaaaataaagaaaatggaTAACAAACCAGGTCCTTAACATGGGAATATTTCTTCTTACAGTGAATACCTGGATCTTATCATATCAAGAAGAGCTGGAGCAAGAGCTGATGCTTCTGGATGCATGGCCATACACTTCATACAGACACCAAGCATGTATATCAATTTACCGAGGACAACAAAGTCCCGATTGAGCAAGTCGACACCATGTGATCTTTTGTCATATCCTTGCATCACAGGGAGCATAAAAGCAGCGGCGTACAATGGAAATCTATTTTTTGACCACTCCGCCTGCAAGTCTTTTGCTCTTCCCAGACCCCATTTACGAGATTTTCCTGATTTAACTTGACCTGATCTAGATGGAACCTTTCTTTCATACCGGTGTGACCAATTTAAAAGTGATCCCGATTCTGAGACCTCTCTCCACGGGCCTGCCCCAGGAGGTCCCCTATCACTTGGAACCAGCCAAGAGGGAGAAATGTCAGATATCAAATTACCACGCCGCTGTTCTGTCGTCACAGTTTTAGTTTCAGTAAGCTCCTGTGCTGCTTCAGTCATAACATCGATAATCAAAATACGCTGACTAACATCCACACTAGATGAATATAGCAATTTGGTCAGAACATCTAATGATTCAAATGGGCAGGCTACCAGCAAGGCAACCAATGCCTTCTGTCTCTTTTCTTCAGCAGAATCTTCATCTCCTTCCATTGCCACATCAGAACAGCGAACATGCACCAGTGCTCTAACAAGATCGCCTGAGTTGTGGCGTAGTTCATCAGGCGATGCTCTCACAAGCTTTTCGGCAGCACTTAGAGCATTTTCAACCTTGGGGgcataaaagaaagaaagatcaGGATTTTGCAACATTTTCTTTGAAAAGCACTGATAATAGTAAATGGAAACTTACACCATCTGGATCATCAGGTTTTCTTAGTGCAGCTGCAAGATCACTCAGGTGGCTGAATTTCTTTTGCAAATCTGTGTCATCATCTGATAGATCATACGGCTCCAGCGATGAATCACTGGATGCATCAATGTTCATGCTTTCCTCATCACACTCTTCCTCCTCAAACTGTACATTCATAGCAGGATCAGACAATTGATCATGATCTAGCGATTTGATCTCTACGATTTTTGCTCTGCCATCTGGAATATCATGTTTGACTGCTTTTGCCTTTTTCTCACCGGCATTTCTCTTGTTCTCACGTAAAGATGCTTTTGGTTTATTTTTAGATTCTACATCATGTGAAGCTTTGATCTCCTTTGGAGATAGAACCCCAAACTCCCAATCAACATTTTCACAGCAGTTGTCATCAAGGTAAAGAGGATTTTTTGGATCAACAACTTTAGAAAATGTCAATGCAACAGCACTGGCCATCTTCCGTATTAAATCAATTGGGCTCTCTAACCTGcctatagtaaaaataataatattcaGCAAAGAGATGTTATGATTGTTCAAATCATATTCTGCTAAGCTAATgtacgcgggggggggggggggggggactcacAGGTTACTCCTTGAAGAATAGAATTCAATACACCTTTAGTTGTTTCCAAATCTTTTTTTGTCAGcttttccaaacataatccAATTGCTGCAGTGATATCTACAAGTTCTTAAGTGGAACAATGCCAAACAATAACTTGCATTGAAAAATGAACAATGTAGTTTTCAGTGGCTCAAAGGATACAAGCTTGTTGCTCCACTGAATATGACTGAACAAACTCTTTCTTGGACCAAACACTAACTAAACTTTGAAATGTACCGAAAAAGTTTGGTGTCCTCTGCATCTGCGTTTCTGAGGCTGAATTTGGTGGGCATTCAAAGACAGCATAGTGAAGAATCCATCTCAGGCAGCATAATGGAAATGTTTTCCAAAGCAAAAATTTGTCAATAAACATTGCCCTAAATTAAGAATAGATAAAGTTACATGATGACGgaatacaaaagaaaaaatagaagtaCATTACAATTTAATAAATAGTAAATTTTTACTAAGGCCTGCAATTTATACATTGAATAGATGTGCACAGGTAGGATGTAATCAAAGTACTGTGGATCTGAACGATATTATTCACATAAAAGATACACAAATCAAAAAAGATAATTATGTATCAACGAAATAGGTGCTAATATGAGACAcccaaatatataaatattgacTTGAATATGATGGCATGCCAGGAACAAAATCCTCGATATTCATCACAAATTTCACCTCAGAGGGCACGTCCAAAGAATTTCATAAACACGCAGTGAGCAGAAAGATGAATGTTTAACTTGTAGTGATAATTTGCAGAGCAATGGCTGCAGAAAGAAATAAAAGTCCAATACATGACAGACTGCTCTCTTTAGTTGCCAAATTGCATattttgcatctattttttttaatattttgaacaAATTTTGGCCAAAAAAGGCTTTTGAAGTATGTTCCCTTCACAAAGCAATATAGCATGTCACGTACACAGATGAACTAAAAAAGTAATAGCTAAGCTACCACAAGATGCACTTCCAGTGTTGCTTAAAATTCAAATGGACATAGGTACTATCTCACCTCATGACAGTTAAACGCATGAAACTACGATTAAAGAGGGTCCACAGAATCCAATACGCCTCTTCATCACTTATATGTTGCGATGCAAGTTGGCACAACAATTCTTCAGTCAACCTTTCAATAGAATGCTGATCTCTCATTGCTTCAACCATATTGAACCAAAATTGAGACTGGGAAACATGCTGGATCATGTAAGGACTTATGGTTTTATGATCTGATACCACACATCTATGTAGGTGACTTTGGATCCTAGGAATCAATTCAGCAACTAAAATGCCTGAAACGAACAAGACATTATCAGACATACAAACAAATGATCTGACGCCTTGCCATGTGATAATTGATAGCAAACAAATAGCACAAAGCTTGAAGTGTACAAGCTTTAGGCTAAAGAACCAAACATGCTCCAAGTCCATAGCACACATCAAATTGCATTTTAAGGGATTAATCCTCACCAGTAGAACCACGACGAGTAACACGAGATAGCACTTCACCCACAAAGAGGAACACAGAACTCAAGGCACAATGTTCATTAGCATCTTTGTCAGCAGCCAACTCAATAGCTGCTCCTTCAGCTCCAACAAGAAGTTGACTGACAACATCCTTGAAGAAGGAGCTTGGTTTTGTTAAGGATTCACAATTGCAAGAACGAGTGAAAAACATGTTAATTGAGTTTGAAAACAACAAATCTTAGAAATAAATGgcacaaaaaatattaaactcACTATTTAAACTATAATCTTTGACCCAGGTGCACAGTGCAGTGCAACATAACATAACACAAAGATGAAATGATGAAATTTATCAAAAAAAGAATCTCAGGTTAATTGTCTAGTAAAATATAAGATATTCCAGAGTAAAAAGAGGATACGGTGATGCAAGCGCAGGTGAAGCTCCCAATCTTGTTTTATCTGGAATAGATGCAAGTAGTTGTGCAACCCTTGAAATGAATGTTGTTTTATCTGGGTTGGGAATGTCATCACCATGCTTATTAGAATAAGTAAACTCTGCAACGATTTGGACAACCCCCTTGTTGTCAAGCAAGCATAGAATCAGTAGCCTGAAATGGGTAAAGCTCTTAATTAGCAAACCGAAATTCAAAAGATACTTATCAGGTGAGAGCAAAAGGAATATCCCACATGGAAGTAAATTTCCAGGTTAAGAAGCAACTATCACTAGTTAAAGATAAGATGAAAATATGCCCCAGTTGCTTCTGCTAATACTAGATAACTAGACTGAACAACAGTGCATACATAGCATCCACAGGCTAAACGTGACAAAAGCATGACACTAGTGAAGATCACGAAGATGAACCATGAAACAAGATTTTGGTGTAAGGTGTAATGCCTCACAAAGTTGAACAGGTTGTAGTCTGATATAGAACTGCAAGGGATTTGTCTACAAATAACACCTTTCAACGTTCAAGCAAAAAGTCTGATGGTCCTTAGAATCTCCATTTTTAGACAAAGCTGGAACAAGAGCTTGAATCACTTCAGTTGGAGGTCCTTTGACAAAAAATGGATCATAAATTTCATTCCTTGCAGAGGCATGAATCTTCCGTAACCACTTCAAGGCAACATCTGACAACCAAAGTGGCAGAATGGATTATAAAGAGTGCCAAAAATGCTTAAGAATAACAAAGTGAGAACACGCTTAGTAACTGATCAATATGTGCTGAACATTTTAGATGTTTGTGGGGCCATAAGAACCAAACTGCTGTAAAAGACAATGAGGGCAACAAACAACTAGTGTCCAGACAAAAGTTGGATTCTGCTCTCATTTAACACTGCAACCATATATGATTTGCTTTTCATATTAAACAGAAgtgataggaagagtacatgATTGAACAAGCAAT
This genomic interval carries:
- the LOC133921832 gene encoding uncharacterized protein LOC133921832, which encodes MASTALPRGGGDTETRLEALALAKVAEAADAVAAADSAGEVVRAIHAVAALLFPVDSAAVAGTVEDPFRSQIVEAVSLSDDERESWRHAFYHGPAFPTMSKILLSNVALKWLRKIHASARNEIYDPFFVKGPPTEVIQALVPALSKNGDSKDHQTFCLNVERLLILCLLDNKGVVQIVAEFTYSNKHGDDIPNPDKTTFISRVAQLLASIPDKTRLGASPALASPSFFKDVVSQLLVGAEGAAIELAADKDANEHCALSSVFLFVGEVLSRVTRRGSTGILVAELIPRIQSHLHRCVVSDHKTISPYMIQHVSQSQFWFNMVEAMRDQHSIERLTEELLCQLASQHISDEEAYWILWTLFNRSFMRLTVMRAMFIDKFLLWKTFPLCCLRWILHYAVFECPPNSASETQMQRTPNFFGTFQSLVSVWSKKEFVQSYSVEQQAYITAAIGLCLEKLTKKDLETTKGVLNSILQGVTCRLESPIDLIRKMASAVALTFSKVVDPKNPLYLDDNCCENVDWEFGVLSPKEIKASHDVESKNKPKASLRENKRNAGEKKAKAVKHDIPDGRAKIVEIKSLDHDQLSDPAMNVQFEEEECDEESMNIDASSDSSLEPYDLSDDDTDLQKKFSHLSDLAAALRKPDDPDGVENALSAAEKLVRASPDELRHNSGDLVRALVHVRCSDVAMEGDEDSAEEKRQKALVALLVACPFESLDVLTKLLYSSSVDVSQRILIIDVMTEAAQELTETKTVTTEQRRGNLISDISPSWLVPSDRGPPGAGPWREVSESGSLLNWSHRYERKVPSRSGQVKSGKSRKWGLGRAKDLQAEWSKNRFPLYAAAFMLPVMQGYDKRSHGVDLLNRDFVVLGKLIYMLGVCMKCMAMHPEASALAPALLDMIRSRDVSRHAEAYVRRSVLFAASCILISLHPSYVASSLIEGNQDISTGLEWIRTWALQVAEADPDTECTSMAMTCLRLHSEMALQASRALETADHSRAGRSLPSKLDSIIIPFGNMM